A window from Zingiber officinale cultivar Zhangliang chromosome 7A, Zo_v1.1, whole genome shotgun sequence encodes these proteins:
- the LOC121999393 gene encoding protein IQ-DOMAIN 10-like, translated as MRHENQLKLEAKLQDLDVEWNGGTETKEEIIARIQQREEATVKHERAMAYALSHQWRASSGINQGPFVYELAKGNWEWSWVDKWIAAQAWETRPSAQSQVKPALKANKNANPSTQTAPTSSKLASTDAKFSIKKPPKQPDEDTTLKIINTA; from the exons ATGAGACATGAGAACCAGTTGAAGCTCGAGGCAAAGCTTCAGGATTTGGAT GTAGAATGGAATGGAGGCACCGAAACTAAGGAGGAAATAATTGCTAGGATACAACAAAGGGAAGAAGCTACAGTTAAGCACGAACGAGCAATGGCTTATGCACTCTCCCATCAG TGGAGGGCAAGCTCAGGGATCAACCAAGGGCCATTTGTGTATGAGCTAGCAAAAGGTAACTGGGAATGGAGTTGGGTGGACAAGTGGATTGCAGCACAGGCATGGGAGACAAGGCCTTCTGCTCAGTCTCAAGTTAAGCCAGCCTTGAAAGCCAATAAGAACGCCAACCCCTCAACCCAGACAGCACCCACTTCATCAAAGCTTGCAAGCACCGATGCAAAGTTTTCAATCAAGAAACCTCCTAAGCAACCGGATGAAGATACTACTCTGAAGATCATAAATACTGCCTAA
- the LOC122001416 gene encoding BTB/POZ and TAZ domain-containing protein 3-like isoform X1, translating into MHLNLHPILGRSKDLFLYISGEVQEEEKSMACLDLDSPQLLLNEHLCDGLFNLFPVGNTSSKSFSVPNSFKYQSTSGSIPPPPPLPARDTCGAKKYSKIFKDYCFVPKETREAWDKLFCEGYEADVRILTEDMDLIMAHSSILANASPILKNMLEQAKIKERIRKIKIPGVPSEGVRTFVRFLYSACYEPELIKKFVLHLLILSHAFAILSLKSTCIKLLEQELTTENVVDVLQLAQLCDAPQLSLVCTRLITKDLKSISVSEGWKTMKKTNPSLEQTLLESLVEEDSRRQDRMKRSEERKMYKHLHETMEALIHICRDGCRTIGPRSKMLKDDETICQYAACKGLESLIRHFFSCPLRVPGGCTQCKRMWQIFELHSQMCSELDLCKVPLCRHFKDKMKQLIKKEEHKWKLLVSKVMEAKGTISSISSRRLLLELNNKEHSIYGR; encoded by the exons ATGCACCTCAATCTTCACCCGATCTTAGGGAGATCCAAAG ATTTGTTCCTGTACATCTCAggggaagtccaagaagaagagaagtcaaTGGCATGCCTTGACCTAGATTCTCCACAACTCTTATTAAATGAGCATTTGTGTGATGGACTATTTAACCTATTTCCAGTAGGCAACACTTCATCCAAAAGTTTTAGTGTTCCAAATTCATTCAAATATCAATCAACTAGTGGTAGCATTCCACCACCACCTCCACTCCCAGCCAGAGATACTTGTGGTGCAAAAAAATATTCcaaaatttttaaagattattGTTTTGTGCCTAAAGAAACAAGGGAGGCTTGGGACAAGCTTTTCTGTGAAGGATATGAAGCTGATGTTCGCATTCTTACAGAAGATATGGATCTTATTATGGCGCATTCAAGCATTCTT GCAAATGCATCGCCTATCCTGAAAAATATGTTAGAGCAAGCAAAAATCAAAGAGAGGATTCGAAAGATAAAAATACCTGGTGTGCCTTCAGAAGGTGTTCGTACATTTGTACGGTTCCTTTACTCTGCTTG CTATGAACCAGAGTTGATAAAGAaatttgttcttcatcttcttatATTATCCCATGCATTTGCAATCCTTTCCCTGAAAAGTACTTGCATCAAACTACTAGAGCAGGAGTTGACCACAGAGAATGTTGTGGATGTGCTTCAACTGGCTCAGCTATGTGATGCTCCTCAGCTCTCTTTGGTATGCACACGACTAATTACTAAAGATTTGAAGTCCATCTCAGTCTCGGAAGGGTGGAAAACAATGAAGAAAACCAATCCCAGTCTAGAACAAACACTTCTTGAGTCTCTTGTAGAGGAAGATTCT AGAAGGCAGGATCGAATGAAAAGGTcggaagaaagaaaaatgtacAAGCATTTGCATGAAACAATGGAAGCTCTTATTCATATTTGCAGAGATGGATGCCGGACAATTGGTCCTCGCAGCAAGATGCTTAAGGATGATGAAACCATCTGCCAATATGCAGCTTGCAAGGGACTTGAGTCGCTTATTCGCCACTTCTTCAGTTGTCCACTGCGAGTCCCAGGCGGTTGCACACAGTGCAAGAGAATGTGGCAGATTTTTGAGTTGCACTCACAGATGTGCTCAGAACTGGACTTATGCAAGGTTCCTCTCTGCAG GCATTTCAAGGATAAGATGAAGCAGCTGATCAAAAAGGAAGAACACAAGTGGAAATTGCTGGTCAGTAAGGTAATGGAAGCAAAAGGTACAATTAGTTCCATCTCCTCACGCAGACTTCTTTTAGAGTTGAATAACAAAGAACATAGTATTTATGGAAGATGA
- the LOC122001416 gene encoding BTB/POZ and TAZ domain-containing protein 3-like isoform X3, with the protein MHLNLHPILGRSKGEVQEEEKSMACLDLDSPQLLLNEHLCDGLFNLFPVGNTSSKSFSVPNSFKYQSTSGSIPPPPPLPARDTCGAKKYSKIFKDYCFVPKETREAWDKLFCEGYEADVRILTEDMDLIMAHSSILANASPILKNMLEQAKIKERIRKIKIPGVPSEGVRTFVRFLYSACYEPELIKKFVLHLLILSHAFAILSLKSTCIKLLEQELTTENVVDVLQLAQLCDAPQLSLVCTRLITKDLKSISVSEGWKTMKKTNPSLEQTLLESLVEEDSRRQDRMKRSEERKMYKHLHETMEALIHICRDGCRTIGPRSKMLKDDETICQYAACKGLESLIRHFFSCPLRVPGGCTQCKRMWQIFELHSQMCSELDLCKVPLCRHFKDKMKQLIKKEEHKWKLLVSKVMEAKGTISSISSRRLLLELNNKEHSIYGR; encoded by the exons ATGCACCTCAATCTTCACCCGATCTTAGGGAGATCCAAAG gggaagtccaagaagaagagaagtcaaTGGCATGCCTTGACCTAGATTCTCCACAACTCTTATTAAATGAGCATTTGTGTGATGGACTATTTAACCTATTTCCAGTAGGCAACACTTCATCCAAAAGTTTTAGTGTTCCAAATTCATTCAAATATCAATCAACTAGTGGTAGCATTCCACCACCACCTCCACTCCCAGCCAGAGATACTTGTGGTGCAAAAAAATATTCcaaaatttttaaagattattGTTTTGTGCCTAAAGAAACAAGGGAGGCTTGGGACAAGCTTTTCTGTGAAGGATATGAAGCTGATGTTCGCATTCTTACAGAAGATATGGATCTTATTATGGCGCATTCAAGCATTCTT GCAAATGCATCGCCTATCCTGAAAAATATGTTAGAGCAAGCAAAAATCAAAGAGAGGATTCGAAAGATAAAAATACCTGGTGTGCCTTCAGAAGGTGTTCGTACATTTGTACGGTTCCTTTACTCTGCTTG CTATGAACCAGAGTTGATAAAGAaatttgttcttcatcttcttatATTATCCCATGCATTTGCAATCCTTTCCCTGAAAAGTACTTGCATCAAACTACTAGAGCAGGAGTTGACCACAGAGAATGTTGTGGATGTGCTTCAACTGGCTCAGCTATGTGATGCTCCTCAGCTCTCTTTGGTATGCACACGACTAATTACTAAAGATTTGAAGTCCATCTCAGTCTCGGAAGGGTGGAAAACAATGAAGAAAACCAATCCCAGTCTAGAACAAACACTTCTTGAGTCTCTTGTAGAGGAAGATTCT AGAAGGCAGGATCGAATGAAAAGGTcggaagaaagaaaaatgtacAAGCATTTGCATGAAACAATGGAAGCTCTTATTCATATTTGCAGAGATGGATGCCGGACAATTGGTCCTCGCAGCAAGATGCTTAAGGATGATGAAACCATCTGCCAATATGCAGCTTGCAAGGGACTTGAGTCGCTTATTCGCCACTTCTTCAGTTGTCCACTGCGAGTCCCAGGCGGTTGCACACAGTGCAAGAGAATGTGGCAGATTTTTGAGTTGCACTCACAGATGTGCTCAGAACTGGACTTATGCAAGGTTCCTCTCTGCAG GCATTTCAAGGATAAGATGAAGCAGCTGATCAAAAAGGAAGAACACAAGTGGAAATTGCTGGTCAGTAAGGTAATGGAAGCAAAAGGTACAATTAGTTCCATCTCCTCACGCAGACTTCTTTTAGAGTTGAATAACAAAGAACATAGTATTTATGGAAGATGA
- the LOC122001416 gene encoding BTB/POZ and TAZ domain-containing protein 3-like isoform X2: MEQYKRSNHLFLYISGEVQEEEKSMACLDLDSPQLLLNEHLCDGLFNLFPVGNTSSKSFSVPNSFKYQSTSGSIPPPPPLPARDTCGAKKYSKIFKDYCFVPKETREAWDKLFCEGYEADVRILTEDMDLIMAHSSILANASPILKNMLEQAKIKERIRKIKIPGVPSEGVRTFVRFLYSACYEPELIKKFVLHLLILSHAFAILSLKSTCIKLLEQELTTENVVDVLQLAQLCDAPQLSLVCTRLITKDLKSISVSEGWKTMKKTNPSLEQTLLESLVEEDSRRQDRMKRSEERKMYKHLHETMEALIHICRDGCRTIGPRSKMLKDDETICQYAACKGLESLIRHFFSCPLRVPGGCTQCKRMWQIFELHSQMCSELDLCKVPLCRHFKDKMKQLIKKEEHKWKLLVSKVMEAKGTISSISSRRLLLELNNKEHSIYGR, translated from the exons ATGGAACAATATAAAAGATCCAATC ATTTGTTCCTGTACATCTCAggggaagtccaagaagaagagaagtcaaTGGCATGCCTTGACCTAGATTCTCCACAACTCTTATTAAATGAGCATTTGTGTGATGGACTATTTAACCTATTTCCAGTAGGCAACACTTCATCCAAAAGTTTTAGTGTTCCAAATTCATTCAAATATCAATCAACTAGTGGTAGCATTCCACCACCACCTCCACTCCCAGCCAGAGATACTTGTGGTGCAAAAAAATATTCcaaaatttttaaagattattGTTTTGTGCCTAAAGAAACAAGGGAGGCTTGGGACAAGCTTTTCTGTGAAGGATATGAAGCTGATGTTCGCATTCTTACAGAAGATATGGATCTTATTATGGCGCATTCAAGCATTCTT GCAAATGCATCGCCTATCCTGAAAAATATGTTAGAGCAAGCAAAAATCAAAGAGAGGATTCGAAAGATAAAAATACCTGGTGTGCCTTCAGAAGGTGTTCGTACATTTGTACGGTTCCTTTACTCTGCTTG CTATGAACCAGAGTTGATAAAGAaatttgttcttcatcttcttatATTATCCCATGCATTTGCAATCCTTTCCCTGAAAAGTACTTGCATCAAACTACTAGAGCAGGAGTTGACCACAGAGAATGTTGTGGATGTGCTTCAACTGGCTCAGCTATGTGATGCTCCTCAGCTCTCTTTGGTATGCACACGACTAATTACTAAAGATTTGAAGTCCATCTCAGTCTCGGAAGGGTGGAAAACAATGAAGAAAACCAATCCCAGTCTAGAACAAACACTTCTTGAGTCTCTTGTAGAGGAAGATTCT AGAAGGCAGGATCGAATGAAAAGGTcggaagaaagaaaaatgtacAAGCATTTGCATGAAACAATGGAAGCTCTTATTCATATTTGCAGAGATGGATGCCGGACAATTGGTCCTCGCAGCAAGATGCTTAAGGATGATGAAACCATCTGCCAATATGCAGCTTGCAAGGGACTTGAGTCGCTTATTCGCCACTTCTTCAGTTGTCCACTGCGAGTCCCAGGCGGTTGCACACAGTGCAAGAGAATGTGGCAGATTTTTGAGTTGCACTCACAGATGTGCTCAGAACTGGACTTATGCAAGGTTCCTCTCTGCAG GCATTTCAAGGATAAGATGAAGCAGCTGATCAAAAAGGAAGAACACAAGTGGAAATTGCTGGTCAGTAAGGTAATGGAAGCAAAAGGTACAATTAGTTCCATCTCCTCACGCAGACTTCTTTTAGAGTTGAATAACAAAGAACATAGTATTTATGGAAGATGA
- the LOC122001416 gene encoding BTB/POZ and TAZ domain-containing protein 3-like isoform X4 translates to MEQYKRSNREVQEEEKSMACLDLDSPQLLLNEHLCDGLFNLFPVGNTSSKSFSVPNSFKYQSTSGSIPPPPPLPARDTCGAKKYSKIFKDYCFVPKETREAWDKLFCEGYEADVRILTEDMDLIMAHSSILANASPILKNMLEQAKIKERIRKIKIPGVPSEGVRTFVRFLYSACYEPELIKKFVLHLLILSHAFAILSLKSTCIKLLEQELTTENVVDVLQLAQLCDAPQLSLVCTRLITKDLKSISVSEGWKTMKKTNPSLEQTLLESLVEEDSRRQDRMKRSEERKMYKHLHETMEALIHICRDGCRTIGPRSKMLKDDETICQYAACKGLESLIRHFFSCPLRVPGGCTQCKRMWQIFELHSQMCSELDLCKVPLCRHFKDKMKQLIKKEEHKWKLLVSKVMEAKGTISSISSRRLLLELNNKEHSIYGR, encoded by the exons ATGGAACAATATAAAAGATCCAATC gggaagtccaagaagaagagaagtcaaTGGCATGCCTTGACCTAGATTCTCCACAACTCTTATTAAATGAGCATTTGTGTGATGGACTATTTAACCTATTTCCAGTAGGCAACACTTCATCCAAAAGTTTTAGTGTTCCAAATTCATTCAAATATCAATCAACTAGTGGTAGCATTCCACCACCACCTCCACTCCCAGCCAGAGATACTTGTGGTGCAAAAAAATATTCcaaaatttttaaagattattGTTTTGTGCCTAAAGAAACAAGGGAGGCTTGGGACAAGCTTTTCTGTGAAGGATATGAAGCTGATGTTCGCATTCTTACAGAAGATATGGATCTTATTATGGCGCATTCAAGCATTCTT GCAAATGCATCGCCTATCCTGAAAAATATGTTAGAGCAAGCAAAAATCAAAGAGAGGATTCGAAAGATAAAAATACCTGGTGTGCCTTCAGAAGGTGTTCGTACATTTGTACGGTTCCTTTACTCTGCTTG CTATGAACCAGAGTTGATAAAGAaatttgttcttcatcttcttatATTATCCCATGCATTTGCAATCCTTTCCCTGAAAAGTACTTGCATCAAACTACTAGAGCAGGAGTTGACCACAGAGAATGTTGTGGATGTGCTTCAACTGGCTCAGCTATGTGATGCTCCTCAGCTCTCTTTGGTATGCACACGACTAATTACTAAAGATTTGAAGTCCATCTCAGTCTCGGAAGGGTGGAAAACAATGAAGAAAACCAATCCCAGTCTAGAACAAACACTTCTTGAGTCTCTTGTAGAGGAAGATTCT AGAAGGCAGGATCGAATGAAAAGGTcggaagaaagaaaaatgtacAAGCATTTGCATGAAACAATGGAAGCTCTTATTCATATTTGCAGAGATGGATGCCGGACAATTGGTCCTCGCAGCAAGATGCTTAAGGATGATGAAACCATCTGCCAATATGCAGCTTGCAAGGGACTTGAGTCGCTTATTCGCCACTTCTTCAGTTGTCCACTGCGAGTCCCAGGCGGTTGCACACAGTGCAAGAGAATGTGGCAGATTTTTGAGTTGCACTCACAGATGTGCTCAGAACTGGACTTATGCAAGGTTCCTCTCTGCAG GCATTTCAAGGATAAGATGAAGCAGCTGATCAAAAAGGAAGAACACAAGTGGAAATTGCTGGTCAGTAAGGTAATGGAAGCAAAAGGTACAATTAGTTCCATCTCCTCACGCAGACTTCTTTTAGAGTTGAATAACAAAGAACATAGTATTTATGGAAGATGA
- the LOC122001416 gene encoding BTB/POZ and TAZ domain-containing protein 3-like isoform X5 — protein sequence MACLDLDSPQLLLNEHLCDGLFNLFPVGNTSSKSFSVPNSFKYQSTSGSIPPPPPLPARDTCGAKKYSKIFKDYCFVPKETREAWDKLFCEGYEADVRILTEDMDLIMAHSSILANASPILKNMLEQAKIKERIRKIKIPGVPSEGVRTFVRFLYSACYEPELIKKFVLHLLILSHAFAILSLKSTCIKLLEQELTTENVVDVLQLAQLCDAPQLSLVCTRLITKDLKSISVSEGWKTMKKTNPSLEQTLLESLVEEDSRRQDRMKRSEERKMYKHLHETMEALIHICRDGCRTIGPRSKMLKDDETICQYAACKGLESLIRHFFSCPLRVPGGCTQCKRMWQIFELHSQMCSELDLCKVPLCRHFKDKMKQLIKKEEHKWKLLVSKVMEAKGTISSISSRRLLLELNNKEHSIYGR from the exons aTGGCATGCCTTGACCTAGATTCTCCACAACTCTTATTAAATGAGCATTTGTGTGATGGACTATTTAACCTATTTCCAGTAGGCAACACTTCATCCAAAAGTTTTAGTGTTCCAAATTCATTCAAATATCAATCAACTAGTGGTAGCATTCCACCACCACCTCCACTCCCAGCCAGAGATACTTGTGGTGCAAAAAAATATTCcaaaatttttaaagattattGTTTTGTGCCTAAAGAAACAAGGGAGGCTTGGGACAAGCTTTTCTGTGAAGGATATGAAGCTGATGTTCGCATTCTTACAGAAGATATGGATCTTATTATGGCGCATTCAAGCATTCTT GCAAATGCATCGCCTATCCTGAAAAATATGTTAGAGCAAGCAAAAATCAAAGAGAGGATTCGAAAGATAAAAATACCTGGTGTGCCTTCAGAAGGTGTTCGTACATTTGTACGGTTCCTTTACTCTGCTTG CTATGAACCAGAGTTGATAAAGAaatttgttcttcatcttcttatATTATCCCATGCATTTGCAATCCTTTCCCTGAAAAGTACTTGCATCAAACTACTAGAGCAGGAGTTGACCACAGAGAATGTTGTGGATGTGCTTCAACTGGCTCAGCTATGTGATGCTCCTCAGCTCTCTTTGGTATGCACACGACTAATTACTAAAGATTTGAAGTCCATCTCAGTCTCGGAAGGGTGGAAAACAATGAAGAAAACCAATCCCAGTCTAGAACAAACACTTCTTGAGTCTCTTGTAGAGGAAGATTCT AGAAGGCAGGATCGAATGAAAAGGTcggaagaaagaaaaatgtacAAGCATTTGCATGAAACAATGGAAGCTCTTATTCATATTTGCAGAGATGGATGCCGGACAATTGGTCCTCGCAGCAAGATGCTTAAGGATGATGAAACCATCTGCCAATATGCAGCTTGCAAGGGACTTGAGTCGCTTATTCGCCACTTCTTCAGTTGTCCACTGCGAGTCCCAGGCGGTTGCACACAGTGCAAGAGAATGTGGCAGATTTTTGAGTTGCACTCACAGATGTGCTCAGAACTGGACTTATGCAAGGTTCCTCTCTGCAG GCATTTCAAGGATAAGATGAAGCAGCTGATCAAAAAGGAAGAACACAAGTGGAAATTGCTGGTCAGTAAGGTAATGGAAGCAAAAGGTACAATTAGTTCCATCTCCTCACGCAGACTTCTTTTAGAGTTGAATAACAAAGAACATAGTATTTATGGAAGATGA